Proteins from a single region of Fusobacterium gonidiaformans ATCC 25563:
- a CDS encoding 3-oxoacid CoA-transferase subunit B — protein sequence MELDKKLVREYIAARVAKEFHDGYVVNLGIGLPTLVANFVPEGMEVIFQSENGCIGVGPAPAPGQEDPHAINAGGGFITALPGAQYFDSATSFGIIRGGHVDATVLGALEVDKEGNLANWMVPGKMVPGMGGAMDLVVGAKHVIVAMEHTSRGAIKILDKCTLPLTAVKVVDMIITEKCVFKITDKGLVLTEISPYSSLEDIKATTAAEFTVAEDCKQLSL from the coding sequence ATGGAATTAGATAAGAAATTAGTTCGAGAATATATTGCAGCAAGAGTTGCGAAAGAATTTCATGACGGATATGTTGTAAACTTAGGAATTGGGTTACCTACTTTAGTAGCAAACTTTGTTCCGGAAGGAATGGAAGTTATTTTCCAATCAGAAAATGGATGTATCGGTGTTGGACCGGCTCCGGCTCCGGGACAAGAAGATCCTCATGCGATAAATGCCGGTGGAGGATTCATTACTGCATTACCGGGAGCTCAATATTTTGATAGTGCGACTTCTTTTGGAATTATTCGAGGAGGGCATGTAGATGCTACTGTTTTAGGAGCTTTGGAAGTAGATAAAGAAGGAAACTTAGCAAACTGGATGGTTCCGGGAAAAATGGTTCCAGGAATGGGTGGAGCTATGGACCTTGTAGTAGGAGCAAAACATGTTATCGTTGCGATGGAACATACTTCAAGAGGAGCTATTAAAATCTTAGATAAATGTACTCTTCCATTGACAGCAGTAAAAGTAGTAGATATGATTATTACTGAAAAATGTGTTTTCAAAATTACAGATAAGGGATTAGTATTGACTGAAATTAGCCCATATTCTTCTTTAGAAGATATTAAGGCGACAACAGCAGCAGAATTTACAGTTGCAGAAGATTGTAAACAACTATCTTTATAG
- a CDS encoding dicarboxylate/amino acid:cation symporter, which yields MKKIGLLPRLIIGLVVGILLGMSGIEIIIRLLGTFNSIFGNFLGFVIPLIIVGFVAAGIADLGKDAGKLLGVTVAIAYVSTVISGTFAYFVDTTIFQQLHLEDAAEMIKAAEANARSLSPLFTVDMPPIMGVMTALLIAFTLGIGAAVINSEVLKKGMQEFQAIVEKVISNIVIPFLPLHICGIFANMTYEGKTAAIMSVFVKVFIIIIILHAIIILFQYTIAGTIAGGNPIKLIKNMIPAYLTAIGTQSSAATIPVTLRQTKKNGVSDGVADFAIPLCATIHLSGSTITLTSCSLALMIIYGMPHGFATMFGFILMLGITMVAAPGVPGGAVMAALGLLGSMLGFNEELLSLMIALYLTQDSFGTACNVTGDGAIAVLVNKFAGNKLETKED from the coding sequence ATGAAAAAGATTGGTTTACTACCAAGACTTATCATAGGATTAGTGGTAGGGATTTTATTAGGGATGTCAGGGATTGAAATTATCATTCGATTGTTAGGAACTTTCAACAGTATTTTTGGAAACTTCTTAGGATTCGTTATCCCTCTAATTATTGTAGGATTTGTAGCAGCAGGTATTGCAGACTTGGGAAAAGATGCGGGGAAATTATTAGGAGTTACTGTAGCGATTGCTTATGTATCGACTGTTATTTCAGGAACTTTTGCCTATTTTGTAGACACTACCATATTCCAACAACTTCACTTAGAAGATGCAGCGGAAATGATTAAGGCAGCAGAAGCGAATGCACGTTCTTTATCTCCATTATTTACTGTGGATATGCCTCCAATTATGGGAGTTATGACAGCATTACTAATTGCTTTTACTTTAGGAATTGGAGCAGCGGTTATCAATTCTGAAGTATTGAAAAAAGGAATGCAAGAATTCCAAGCGATTGTAGAAAAGGTTATTTCAAATATTGTAATTCCTTTCTTACCTTTGCACATTTGTGGAATTTTTGCAAATATGACTTATGAAGGAAAAACAGCAGCGATTATGTCTGTGTTCGTAAAAGTATTTATTATCATTATTATTCTTCATGCTATCATTATTTTATTCCAATATACGATTGCAGGAACAATTGCAGGAGGAAATCCAATTAAATTGATCAAAAATATGATACCGGCATATTTAACAGCGATTGGAACTCAATCTTCGGCAGCAACAATTCCGGTAACTTTGAGACAAACGAAGAAAAATGGTGTATCAGATGGAGTCGCTGACTTTGCAATTCCTCTATGTGCAACCATTCATTTGTCAGGAAGTACAATTACCTTAACAAGTTGTTCTTTGGCATTGATGATTATTTATGGAATGCCACATGGATTCGCAACAATGTTTGGTTTCATTTTAATGTTAGGAATTACTATGGTTGCAGCACCAGGAGTACCAGGAGGAGCTGTTATGGCTGCTTTAGGACTTTTAGGATCTATGCTTGGATTCAATGAAGAATTACTTTCTTTGATGATTGCATTATACTTAACTCAAGATAGTTTTGGAACTGCTTGTAATGTAACCGGAGACGGAGCGATTGCCGTTTTAGTAAATAAATTTGCAGGAAATAAACTAGAAACAAAAGAAGACTAA
- the hflX gene encoding GTPase HflX, with translation MIYGNTEGMKEFTLQQLEQLYEIKLNKGQLISEEIAIFLANISTKINKEINLCIDRNGNITEISIGDSSTVSLPFIPVYEKKLSGKRIVHTHPNGNPKLSSVDISALLKLKLDAILAIGCVEEKVTGIGLALCNLEEDVIHYEEYLYSSFEELENFPFLEKLQSIETALRRKNIVEDEKEYAVLVGIDSKTSLQELEELAYACNIEVVGHFFQNRSKADKVLFLGPGKARELSLFQQIKRANLIIADEELSGLQVKNLEEVTGCKVIDRTTLILEIFARRARSREAKIQVELAQLKYRSNRLIGYGVTMSRLGGGVGSKGPGEKKLEIDRRRIRENISFLKKELENIKKTRSVQREKRENSNIPKIALVGYTNVGKSTLRNLLAAEYNPNSNTKEDVFAENMLFATLDTTTRTILLDDKRLVSVTDTVGFIRKLPHDLIEAFKSTLEEVIFSDLILHVVDSSSEEALSQMEAVYQVLEELQCQNKKNILVLNKCDLASPEQILSIREKYSHITAVEISAKEHKNIDVLLEEIKKELPQNTKTCMYLIPYSDSSMVAYLHKTSTIQEEKYEAEGTFIKAIVNQETENRCKQFEIE, from the coding sequence ATGATTTATGGAAATACAGAGGGAATGAAAGAATTTACACTACAACAATTAGAACAATTGTATGAGATAAAACTCAATAAAGGGCAACTTATCTCAGAAGAAATTGCCATTTTTTTAGCAAATATTAGCACAAAAATCAATAAGGAAATCAACTTATGTATTGATAGAAATGGAAATATTACAGAAATCTCCATAGGAGATAGTAGTACAGTAAGTCTTCCTTTCATTCCTGTCTATGAAAAAAAATTATCCGGAAAACGAATTGTACACACACATCCCAATGGAAATCCAAAATTGTCCAGTGTTGACATTTCTGCCTTATTAAAATTAAAATTAGATGCTATTCTGGCTATTGGTTGTGTAGAAGAAAAAGTGACAGGAATCGGTTTGGCTCTTTGCAATTTAGAAGAAGATGTAATTCACTATGAAGAATATTTATACTCTTCTTTTGAGGAATTAGAAAATTTTCCTTTCTTGGAAAAACTTCAATCTATAGAAACTGCTTTACGAAGAAAAAATATTGTAGAAGATGAGAAGGAATATGCTGTCTTAGTGGGAATCGATTCAAAAACAAGTCTACAAGAATTAGAAGAATTAGCCTATGCTTGTAACATTGAAGTCGTAGGTCATTTCTTTCAAAATCGTTCCAAAGCAGATAAAGTCTTATTTTTAGGCCCCGGAAAAGCAAGAGAACTTTCTCTTTTTCAACAAATCAAACGAGCAAATCTTATTATTGCTGATGAAGAATTAAGTGGTTTACAGGTAAAGAACTTAGAAGAAGTTACCGGTTGTAAAGTCATTGATAGAACGACTTTAATTCTTGAAATTTTTGCAAGACGAGCTAGATCACGAGAAGCCAAGATTCAAGTAGAACTGGCTCAATTAAAATATCGTAGCAACCGTTTAATCGGATATGGAGTTACCATGTCAAGACTGGGAGGAGGAGTTGGAAGTAAAGGCCCCGGAGAAAAAAAATTAGAGATTGACCGTAGAAGAATCCGTGAAAATATTTCCTTTTTAAAGAAAGAATTGGAAAATATCAAAAAAACACGTTCTGTACAAAGAGAAAAAAGAGAAAACTCGAATATTCCAAAAATTGCTCTTGTAGGATATACCAATGTCGGAAAATCTACTTTACGAAATCTCTTAGCCGCAGAATACAATCCAAACTCGAATACAAAAGAAGATGTTTTTGCAGAAAATATGCTCTTTGCAACCTTAGATACCACAACCAGAACTATTTTATTAGATGACAAACGACTCGTATCTGTCACGGATACCGTAGGCTTTATCCGAAAATTACCTCATGATTTAATTGAAGCTTTTAAATCTACTTTAGAGGAAGTCATCTTTTCTGATTTAATTTTACATGTAGTAGACAGCTCTTCCGAAGAAGCTCTCTCCCAAATGGAAGCTGTTTATCAAGTATTGGAAGAATTACAATGTCAAAATAAGAAAAATATCTTAGTCTTAAACAAATGTGACTTGGCAAGTCCGGAACAAATTCTCTCCATTCGTGAGAAATACTCCCATATTACAGCTGTGGAAATCAGTGCAAAAGAACACAAAAATATTGATGTTCTTTTGGAAGAAATCAAAAAAGAATTACCGCAAAATACGAAAACTTGTATGTATTTAATTCCTTATAGCGATAGCTCCATGGTTGCCTACCTTCATAAAACATCAACGATTCAAGAAGAAAAATATGAAGCCGAAGGAACTTTTATCAAAGCTATCGTCAATCAAGAAACAGAAAATCGCTGTAAACAATTTGAAATAGAATGA
- a CDS encoding DUF1904 domain-containing protein: MPHLKVRGLEKKVLIEKSKEIIDGLTEIIQCDRTWFTIEHIDTEYIFDGKIQEGYSFIELYWFERGEEIKKRVAAFLTEKMKEMNGNKDACIIFFPLLGENYCDNGVFF; this comes from the coding sequence ATGCCGCATTTGAAGGTACGAGGTTTGGAAAAGAAAGTTTTAATAGAAAAATCCAAAGAAATTATTGACGGTTTGACAGAGATTATTCAATGTGATAGAACTTGGTTTACCATAGAGCATATAGATACGGAATATATTTTCGATGGGAAAATACAAGAAGGATATAGTTTTATTGAATTGTATTGGTTTGAACGGGGAGAAGAGATTAAAAAGAGAGTTGCTGCATTTTTGACGGAAAAAATGAAGGAAATGAATGGAAATAAAGATGCTTGTATTATCTTTTTTCCGTTATTAGGAGAAAATTATTGTGATAATGGGGTATTTTTTTAA
- a CDS encoding CvfB family protein, producing the protein MIKVGKRQTMLVDHFASVGAYLVPVLVEEEEEKIEILLPNNELEERELQEGEEVEVLIYRDSEDRLIATFRKTEALVGTLAKLEVVDTNPRLGAFLDWGLTKDLLLPVSQQEVRAEIGKRYLVGIYEDSKGRLSATMKIYNFLLPNHDFSKNDTVKGTVYRVNDEIGVFVAVEDRYFGLIPKSECFQAFEVGEELDLRIIRVREDGKLDVSPRVILSEQISKDAEVILQKMRILKDHFRFNDDSSPEDIKDYFSMSKKAFKRAIGQLLKQGLIDKKEDGYFSLKK; encoded by the coding sequence ATGATAAAAGTAGGAAAACGACAGACTATGCTAGTGGATCATTTTGCAAGTGTAGGGGCTTATTTGGTTCCTGTTCTTGTAGAAGAAGAGGAAGAAAAAATTGAGATTTTACTGCCAAATAACGAATTGGAAGAGAGAGAGTTACAAGAGGGGGAAGAAGTAGAAGTATTGATTTATCGAGATTCAGAAGATAGATTGATTGCAACTTTTCGAAAGACAGAAGCTTTGGTAGGAACGTTAGCCAAGTTGGAAGTGGTGGATACCAATCCAAGATTAGGAGCTTTTTTAGATTGGGGATTGACTAAAGATTTATTATTGCCTGTGAGTCAACAAGAAGTGCGGGCAGAAATTGGAAAGAGATATTTAGTAGGAATTTATGAAGATAGTAAAGGTCGTTTATCTGCTACCATGAAGATTTATAATTTCCTATTACCAAATCATGATTTTTCAAAGAATGATACTGTGAAAGGTACCGTATATCGAGTGAATGATGAGATTGGTGTCTTTGTTGCGGTGGAAGACAGATATTTCGGTTTGATTCCTAAGAGTGAATGTTTCCAAGCTTTTGAAGTGGGAGAAGAATTAGATTTACGGATTATTCGAGTTCGGGAAGACGGAAAGTTAGATGTTAGCCCTAGAGTTATTTTATCGGAACAAATCTCGAAGGATGCGGAAGTTATTTTACAAAAAATGAGAATTTTAAAGGATCACTTTAGATTTAATGATGATAGCTCTCCGGAAGACATTAAAGATTATTTTTCTATGAGTAAAAAAGCCTTTAAACGTGCAATAGGACAATTATTGAAACAAGGCTTGATTGATAAAAAAGAAGATGGATATTTTTCTTTGAAAAAATAG
- a CDS encoding MATE family efflux transporter has protein sequence MIHWNMIREILSLALPAVGEMTLYMMIWILDTMMVGQYGGKLAVSSVGLSTEIIYSFFNILIAMGMSSSLTSLISRALGAKDFKKAERIANAGFKISFGLAILFFLVLFFVPKQILTLAGATKDMLPSAVIYAKISAFSFFLLTFSSTNNGIFRGAKDTKTSLYIAALINIVNLSLDYALIFGKFGFPELGVKGAAIATVAGNGAGLLLQWFRLKKLPFHLHLFSSSKKEDFKEVILLAVPSALQEANFSLSKLLGITFVMSLGTIAFAANQIGIAIEAVSFMPGWGIAIANTALVGHSIGEKNEKKAHDYTFYSTIIASIFMGIIALIFFFFPEELIRLFIQKEEIEVIAAGALCLQVGAMEQIPIAFAMVIESYFKGTGDAKTPFYVSFIMNWCIRVPLAFYFISIQKYPIHIFWLITTIQWTLEGILIYYLYHRKGKIILH, from the coding sequence ATGATACACTGGAATATGATTCGAGAAATTCTCTCCTTAGCTTTACCTGCCGTAGGAGAGATGACTCTTTACATGATGATATGGATATTAGATACTATGATGGTAGGACAATACGGTGGAAAGCTTGCCGTTTCCTCTGTCGGACTCAGCACAGAAATTATTTATTCTTTTTTTAATATCTTAATTGCAATGGGAATGTCCTCTTCTTTGACTTCCTTAATTTCTAGAGCTCTAGGAGCAAAAGATTTCAAAAAAGCAGAAAGAATTGCAAATGCCGGTTTTAAAATTTCCTTTGGTCTAGCCATTTTATTTTTCTTGGTCTTATTTTTCGTTCCAAAACAAATTTTGACCTTAGCAGGAGCTACGAAAGATATGCTTCCATCTGCAGTGATATATGCAAAAATTTCAGCATTTTCTTTTTTCCTATTAACCTTTTCTTCCACAAATAATGGGATATTTCGAGGAGCAAAAGATACTAAAACTTCTTTATATATCGCAGCCCTTATCAATATCGTGAATCTTTCTCTTGACTATGCCCTTATTTTTGGAAAATTCGGTTTTCCGGAATTAGGAGTGAAAGGAGCTGCCATAGCAACCGTAGCCGGAAATGGAGCTGGATTACTATTACAATGGTTTCGCTTGAAGAAATTACCTTTCCATCTTCATTTATTTTCTTCTTCTAAAAAAGAAGATTTTAAAGAAGTCATTCTGTTGGCAGTGCCTTCCGCCTTGCAAGAAGCGAATTTTAGTCTTTCAAAGTTGTTGGGGATTACCTTTGTGATGAGTTTAGGAACCATTGCCTTTGCTGCGAATCAAATTGGAATTGCCATCGAAGCCGTTTCTTTTATGCCCGGTTGGGGAATTGCTATTGCCAATACTGCCTTAGTCGGCCATAGTATCGGAGAAAAAAATGAAAAGAAAGCTCATGATTACACCTTTTATTCTACCATCATCGCTTCCATTTTCATGGGAATTATCGCTCTTATTTTCTTCTTTTTCCCGGAAGAATTGATTCGTTTATTTATTCAAAAGGAAGAAATAGAAGTGATTGCTGCCGGAGCTCTCTGCCTCCAAGTCGGTGCTATGGAACAAATTCCTATTGCTTTTGCCATGGTCATTGAATCCTACTTTAAGGGAACAGGAGATGCGAAAACTCCTTTTTATGTCTCCTTTATCATGAATTGGTGTATTCGAGTTCCTTTGGCCTTTTATTTCATTTCTATCCAAAAATATCCAATCCATATTTTTTGGCTTATCACTACCATTCAATGGACCTTAGAAGGAATTCTAATCTACTATCTGTATCACAGAAAAGGAAAAATAATTCTTCATTAA
- the thiC gene encoding phosphomethylpyrimidine synthase ThiC, with protein sequence MREYFTQMEAAKKGIVTPEMKIVAEKEKMDVEKLRDLVAKGQVCIPCNINHKNISPEGIGTGLKTKVNVNLGISGDKRDYEEEFKKVDLAIQYGCEAIMDLSNYGKTNTFRKKLIEKSPAMIGTVPMYDAIGYLEKDLQDMEVKDFLEVIEAHAKEGVDFMTIHAGLTRRAVEFLKKQERLTNIVSRGGSLLFAWMETKKQENPLYEYYDQVLDILRKYDVTISLGDGLRPGSNHDSTDAGQLAELIELGYLTKRAWEKDVQVMVEGPGHMAINEIAANMQIQKRLCYGAPFYVLGPLVTDIAPGYDHITSAIGGAIAASSGADFLCYVTPAEHLRLPDVEDVKEGIIATKIAAHAADIAKGIPGARDWDNKMSDARRRLAWEEMFELAIDEEKARRYFNSRPVEVKDSCSMCGKMCAMRTVNRILEGKDINI encoded by the coding sequence ATGAGAGAATATTTTACACAAATGGAAGCTGCAAAAAAAGGGATAGTAACTCCGGAAATGAAAATTGTGGCAGAAAAAGAAAAAATGGATGTTGAAAAATTACGAGACTTGGTAGCAAAGGGACAGGTATGTATCCCATGTAATATCAATCATAAGAATATCAGTCCGGAAGGAATTGGAACGGGTTTAAAGACGAAGGTAAATGTGAATCTAGGAATCTCCGGAGATAAAAGAGATTATGAAGAGGAATTCAAAAAAGTGGACTTAGCAATTCAATATGGTTGTGAAGCAATCATGGATTTGAGTAACTATGGAAAGACTAACACCTTCCGAAAGAAATTGATTGAAAAATCACCGGCTATGATAGGAACCGTTCCTATGTACGATGCAATTGGATATTTAGAAAAAGATTTACAAGATATGGAAGTCAAAGATTTCTTAGAAGTCATTGAAGCTCATGCAAAAGAAGGAGTTGACTTTATGACGATTCATGCAGGGCTTACTAGAAGAGCCGTAGAATTCTTAAAGAAGCAAGAGAGATTAACTAACATTGTTTCAAGAGGAGGTTCTTTACTATTTGCTTGGATGGAAACAAAGAAGCAAGAAAACCCTTTATATGAATATTACGATCAAGTGTTAGATATTTTAAGAAAGTATGATGTTACTATCAGTTTAGGAGACGGGTTAAGACCGGGATCGAATCATGATAGTACAGATGCAGGGCAACTTGCAGAATTGATTGAATTGGGATATTTAACAAAACGAGCTTGGGAAAAAGATGTTCAAGTCATGGTGGAAGGACCTGGACATATGGCAATCAATGAAATTGCAGCCAATATGCAGATTCAAAAACGACTTTGTTATGGAGCTCCTTTCTATGTTCTAGGACCTTTGGTAACGGATATTGCACCCGGATATGATCATATTACTTCTGCGATTGGGGGAGCGATTGCAGCAAGTTCTGGAGCAGATTTTTTATGTTATGTTACTCCTGCAGAACATTTGAGATTGCCTGATGTGGAAGATGTCAAAGAGGGAATTATTGCAACGAAGATTGCAGCTCATGCAGCCGATATTGCAAAAGGAATTCCGGGAGCAAGAGATTGGGATAATAAGATGAGTGATGCTAGAAGACGTTTAGCTTGGGAAGAAATGTTTGAACTTGCTATAGATGAAGAAAAGGCAAGAAGATACTTTAATAGCCGACCGGTAGAAGTAAAAGATAGTTGCTCTATGTGTGGGAAAATGTGTGCCATGAGAACGGTCAATCGAATTTTAGAAGGAAAGGATATTAATATTTAA
- a CDS encoding CoA transferase subunit A, producing the protein MKKIVSMEEAISHIKDGMTVHIGGFLAVGTPENIITALIEKGVKDLTIVANDTGYPDRGIGRLVLNNQVKKVIASHIGTNPETGRRMQSGEMEVELVPQGTLAERVRAAGCGLGGVLTPTGLGTIVAEGKDIVTVDGKDYLLEKPIKADVALLLGTTVDKAGNVIFAKTTKNFNPLMGTAADLVIVEAEKIVEVGEIDPDHVMLSKIFVDYIVEGK; encoded by the coding sequence ATGAAAAAAATAGTTTCTATGGAAGAAGCCATCTCTCACATTAAAGATGGTATGACAGTTCACATTGGAGGATTCCTTGCAGTAGGAACTCCAGAAAATATCATTACTGCCTTAATTGAAAAGGGAGTAAAAGATTTAACGATTGTTGCAAACGATACCGGATATCCGGATAGAGGAATTGGAAGATTGGTTTTAAATAACCAAGTAAAAAAAGTCATTGCTTCTCACATTGGGACAAACCCTGAAACAGGAAGAAGAATGCAAAGTGGAGAAATGGAAGTAGAATTAGTTCCTCAAGGAACTTTGGCAGAAAGAGTAAGAGCTGCAGGTTGTGGATTAGGTGGAGTATTAACTCCAACTGGTTTGGGAACTATCGTAGCAGAAGGAAAAGATATTGTTACAGTAGATGGAAAAGACTATCTTTTGGAAAAACCTATTAAAGCAGATGTTGCATTGTTGTTAGGAACTACTGTGGATAAAGCAGGAAATGTTATTTTTGCAAAAACAACAAAGAACTTTAATCCATTGATGGGAACTGCTGCTGACTTGGTAATCGTGGAAGCTGAAAAAATTGTGGAAGTAGGAGAAATTGATCCAGATCATGTTATGCTTTCTAAGATTTTCGTAGATTACATTGTAGAAGGGAAATAA